The genomic DNA GTCCCACAccagggaggacccagcccacagCTCCGGTCGGCCCTGTGCCACCCACCAACCTCCTGGATGGGATCGTGGACTTCTTCCGCCAGTATGTGATGCTCATTGCGGTGGTGGGCTCGCTGACCTTTCTCATCATGTTCATAGTCTGCGCGGCACTCATCACGCGCCAGAAGCACAAGGCCACAGCCTACTACCCGTCCTCTTTCCCCGAAAAGAAGTATGTGGACCAGAGAGACCGGGCTGGGGGGCCCCATGCCTTCAGCGAGGTCCCTGACAGGGCACCTGACAGCCGGCAGGAAGAGGGCCTGGACTCCTCCCAGCAGCTCCAGGCTGACATTCTGGCTGCTACTCAGAACCTCCGGTCTCCAGCTAGAGCCCTGCCAGGCAGTGGGGAGggaacaaaacaggtgaagggtgggtcggaggaggaggaggagaaggaagaggaggtgtTCAGTGGCCAGGAGGAGCCCCGGGAAGCCCCAGTATGTGGGGTCACTGAAGAGAAGCCGGAGGTCCCTGACGAGACAGCCTCAGCAGAGGCTGAAGGGGTTCCCGCAGCCAGCGAGGGCCAAGGGGAACCAGAAGGGTCTTTCTCCTTAGCCCAGGAACCCCAGGGAGCAGCTGGTCCTTCCGAAAGGTCCTGTGCCTGCAACAGAATCTCCCCTAATGTGTAACAGGCCCCAGAACTGTGAGGCCTGACTCTTGGGTCCTCGAAGGTCACCTCCTTGGTCAAGAAAGGCATTCAGCTTTGACTGCTTCTTGACACCCTGCCTTGGCCATTGTGGGTGCCAATCCTGACCCTGAATGGGCAAAGCTGCTGGCCTCTGGTGTACCCCAGGAAACACCACCCCAAGTTCCAGCGCCCTTAATGACTCTCACCATCCTGGGGGCTTCACCCCGAAGCACCACTTCTCTGGAAGGGGAAGGTCAGACACATCCCAGTTGGAGCCGCAATGAGGCAGTCCTCAGAACAGAAGGGGAACAGGCCAGAGGCTGTCTGTGACATACACAGTAAACACCCCTGCTTGCACCTTGGCTGTGGAGACAAGAGGGGCTGTTGATTCAGATGGGCCTGCGGTGTCCTCTCTGCCGTTGTGCCCTGCAGGATAGCAAGGTGCAGTCCGTGTCTGGTAATGCCAGGGACTGCAGAGTCCTTCGCATCTCCTGATCACCGCAGTGTCTCTGTCACGCTGCCCCTGTTCAGTGGACTTGATTAGTTAGGAAGCTTCTGGAAGGGACCCCTAATTATATCACGGAGTTTCCCCATGGAAACACAAACTCCAAATCATGTGACTTTAGGAGCCACCGTGCCCCTCCAAAGACTGACATGGCTACTCTAAGGGTTCCCACTGGGCTGGCTTTGCTACGCTTTCTTCACGTTGCTTCATTATTACCAGGAGGTCTCATAGCTACAAAGTCCAATCTCACAGCACCCAGTCTGGAAAACAGTGTTCTCAGGTTTTCTCCAAGGCACCCCACTTCCTGATTGGTTCAGAGTTGGAATGTGGCACGCAGGGCGTCCGGCTCACTCAAGTGTCAAGTGACCCTGACTTGGGTGTGTGCAAGACATCTTGCTGTCAATGCTGGGGTGAGGGAGAAGCCAAGGGGATGTTTGGGGGTCACAGCCATTCTGGATTCTGACACCCAGCCTG from Rattus norvegicus strain BN/NHsdMcwi chromosome 12, GRCr8, whole genome shotgun sequence includes the following:
- the Tmem119 gene encoding transmembrane protein 119 isoform X1, with translation MVPCFLLSLLLLVRPAPVVAYSVSLPASFLEEVAGSGEAEGSSASSPSLLPPRTPAFSPTPGRTQPTAPVGPVPPTNLLDGIVDFFRQYVMLIAVVGSLTFLIMFIVCAALITRQKHKATAYYPSSFPEKKYVDQRDRAGGPHAFSEVPDRAPDSRQEEGLDSSQQLQADILAATQNLRSPARALPGSGEGTKQVKGGSEEEEEKEEEVFSGQEEPREAPVCGVTEEKPEVPDETASAEAEGVPAASEGQGEPEGSFSLAQEPQGAAGPSERSCACNRISPNV